The following nucleotide sequence is from Acetobacteroides hydrogenigenes.
GAGTCGAGGTTGTACTGCTCCCAGTACCACTTAAAGAGCTCATCCTTCTTCTCTACGTAGGACGATGTATCCACCAAAAATGCGATTGGGTTACCGGGAATATTCCACCGCCCGACTCGGAAACGAAGCCCCTCGTGGTGCAGCCGCTCGCGCCAACCTTTAAACATCTCCTTATCCTCGATAAATTCGGAGGTTCCGCCTATATCCTTAAACAGGTCGGGGCCAATGCAGATATGCCTATCGGGCAGCTTTTCTGATAGCTGAAGGGCTTTGGTCGAGATAACCGTATGAATTCCCCCTATCTTGTTGCACACCTCCCACGATACTTCAAAAAGGTAGGAAGGTATAATGTCGTTAGTCGTGCTCATCGTGTACCGCGCTAATTTTATTCCAGATATAAAGTAGGATCGCTGGCCTGACTTGTGGAGCCTTTGCTGCCAGGCGGTGTAACCTCGGGCATTGGCATACGCTGCCGTTGCTCGTTTAGTGCTCTATCAACACGCGCTTCGAAGTCGGTTAGCACATTCATATAGGTAATGTACGCCTCGAAGGGCGAGCCGAAGTGGTTGAAGTAGCGGTGCACCTCGCCGTCGGAGTGCTGTTTAACGCACATGTAGTAGAAGTGGTCGCTCGACTGCAGCTTTCCCCAAACGCTACGTATCGCCTCGTCGTTTAGCAGGTTTACCTTCTTGGAGAGGGCGTACACCTTATCAAAGGCGTCATCCTGCATTCCATTGCCCAACCATGCCGACAGATCGCGCTCCGTATCGGCCCACGAAAGGTTCGATGGCACGCTTAGCGCACCTATCGGCGTTCGGCGCGTGGCCACCTCCGATGGAGCTGCAAACCTCAGTTGGTTGGTTTTTAGTATTGCATCAGGCAGCATCCCCAAGAAATCGAAGATGCCGGTAGAAGCCCACTGGTGCTCGCCAAAAGTCTCGTAATCCATAAATAGGTTGATCACCTCGTCGGTTTGGGGAGTTCGGTTTAGCCACGCCACGTACTTTTCGACGGTAAGGGGCCATTCCTCCCAACCCTTATTGGAGAAGCGGAAGGCGATATCGTCGCTACGCCT
It contains:
- a CDS encoding glycoside hydrolase family 57 protein encodes the protein MKDVCFYFQVHQPFRLRRFRFFDIGKGVGYFDDSANRSIMNKVAEKCYLPANSLLLKLIKRYDGELKVAFSISGTALEQFEQYSPRVLDSFRELVETGCVELLSETYYHTLSSIVGTADFEHQVGKHQKKITALFGVTPAVFRNTEFLYSDRIGARVGAMGFRTILTEGAEKVLGTRSPNVLYAHPNDPSLTLLLRNYRRSDDIAFRFSNKGWEEWPLTVEKYVAWLNRTPQTDEVINLFMDYETFGEHQWASTGIFDFLGMLPDAILKTNQLRFAAPSEVATRRTPIGALSVPSNLSWADTERDLSAWLGNGMQDDAFDKVYALSKKVNLLNDEAIRSVWGKLQSSDHFYYMCVKQHSDGEVHRYFNHFGSPFEAYITYMNVLTDFEARVDRALNEQRQRMPMPEVTPPGSKGSTSQASDPTLYLE